The Candidatus Eisenbacteria bacterium genome contains the following window.
ATCTGCACCTACTTGAGACGGCCGTTCCGAGCGCTTCCCTCGCGAAGCGTCTCCTCGGGAGGCCTTATCCTTCCGAAACTGCGATACAACAGCAGGTCGTAGATAATCTTCAGACCGCCCGCCAGGAAAAACGGTACATTCATGAGCAGCGGGTTCGCAAGAAGAACTCCGCTCAGGGCCGGCGACAGCGACGCGCCCACCGAACGGGCGATGGTCGTCACGCCTGACGCGGCAGAGCGCTCATCCGGGGCAACAACGGCCATCGTGTAAGACTGGCGCGTGGGCACGTCCATCTGTGAAATGCTGAAGCGCAGCAGGAGCACAACCACGGCCGCTGGCAAGGTTGGCATCAGAGGAACAAGAATCAGCAGTATGTTGGAAGGAATGTGTGTGAAAACCATCGTGTTTACGAGGCCTATCCGGGCCGCGATCCGCGCCGCAAGCAAGGCCGACACGCCTGCGAGGATGTTCGCACCAAAGAAGATGCCGCCCAGCACCCCAATACCGACACCGAATCTGACGTGGAACCAATACACCATGATGCTCTGAACGATCAACCCCCCTCCGAAGGCATCGAGGCCGAAGAGTGAACTCAGCCTGATCACTATCTTTCGCGAACGATGCAGACCGAGGAGGCATTTGACGGGCAGGCCGGCCGCAGGATTGCTGATCTCGGTCGAAGGAGAGAGACGGAGAAAGAGCAAAGCGAGTACCGCACCGCAGAGCGCATAGCCTATGAGAACCGCACGATATGATTCCAGTTGTGTGAAACCTGAAGTTTGCAGAATCTGAGCCAACAACCCGCCGAAGAACGCCCCGAGTGCGGTGGCAAAGGAACCCACCAGGTTGTACCAAGCGAAGACCTGCGTGCGCCTCTCGTTCGACACAAGTTGCGAGAGTGATGCCTGTTCAATCGAAAGAAAGGGCCCGATTTCGTTTCCACTCGGACTGATGACACCCACAATCGCGGCGGCGATGAGCAATACGGGATTGCGTGTCAGCGCAAATACCACGCCCGCCAAGACCATCAGCACCGCACCGAAAACGAGCATCCGACGTCGTCCAAGCCGATCGGCGGACGTCGTTATCCACAGGGAAATGGCTGCATCCCCGGCAAGCGCAAAGGTCAGCAACAAGCCTATCTTCTGCGTCGTCAGGCCGACTTGCGCCAAGTACAAGACGAGCGCGATGGACAAGAACCCGTATGCGAAAAGGCGGACAATGCGCGTGGCAAATAGGAGGAAAGTGTCATTTCTTGAACGCGCCATGGAGTCTTCCCTGGAATAGTTAAAGGGGCAGGCGAAGGCGGAACACGGTGCCTTCCGATTGTGATGTCGTGAAACTCACCTTGCCTCCCAGATAAAGCTCGCCGAACAATTTCATACCGTAGGTTCCAAACCCTCTCCCAGGGTCCTCTTTGGTGCTGAAGTGACGCTGGAAGACTCTCAGCGATACGTCTTCCGGAATCGCCTGTCTGTTCCAGACGCAGAAGGTGATCGCTTCCTCATCTACCTCGACCCAGAACCTCACTTCCCCACCCACTTCTGTTGCCTCGAGAGCGTTCATCAGCATGTTGGTCAGAATTCGTAGGAGGAGCGAGAGGTCGGTGACGAAACGCTGGTGGAGACCGGTCTGTCCCAGATTGAGAGATTTTCCGCTCGCCACCGGGTGGCCGGTGAAAAACCCACGCAGTTCGCGCACTACGTGCTCCGCCGTGATGTCTTGAAGCTTGAGTTCATACTCAGAGATGTCGTCCTTCGAGAGGGCCCTTTGGATTGCGACTTCCCCGGCCAACCGCGAGGACGTCGTGTAAACGACTTCCGCCAACTCGCGCATCCCCTTTTCGTCTGCCAGGCTCATGAGTTCGGACGCACCCTGCACTCCCATGATCAGGTTACTGATGTCGTGGAAGAAAAGGCGCTCGACCGCCGCCCAACGCTGCGAGGCTGTGATGTCCTGAAGAAGGAGTAGAATCAGCAGGCGCCCCTCAAACGTGATCAGGGATGAACGCACACGAAAGTAGAGGTCGAATTTCTTGCCGTTCTTCTCAATGGTCGTCGCGCACTTCCTTTCTTCGGGTTGCTCACTGGCCAAGCAGGCAACTATGGCTATCGCCGTTCCGCACGTGGAGCAGAACTTGCTCGTGCCACACCCGCCGGCGAGCTCGTGCGCGTGAACGCAGTTGATGGCTTCTCCCGGGCGAAGTCCTAACACTCTCGTGGCATCTTCAGCGCCCATCGTCTTGAGAAAGGCGTCGTTGACTGCCAGGATTTGACGCTGCGGATTCAACACCGCCAGCAATCCGCCGGCCGTTCTGAGCAGCCCGTTGACCATGGGATTCTTGCTGGCGAGGACGATGTCGCGCTGCAATTCGCCGTGGTCCGCGCGTCCGGCAGGAGCAAAATAGGTGTCCATACATCACTCCTCGCGTGTGTGAGCGGAGTTTCCCTTGAGCGCCATGTTCGCCAAGCCCTCGCCAATGCTAGAGTGCTCCGAGCCCCTCTTCAAGTGCGGTCTTGCACGACGGGATCCGCGCGGCGCCTACCGCTTGTCAGACCGATACTTCATCCCGAGCTGCTCAAAAAGAAACGAATACACGTCCGTCTCTTCCGCCACTCGCAGGTCCAGCGAGGTTCCGATACCGTGACCTGCGTGAGGATTTGTCCGCAGCAACACCGGTAGTTTGGAGCTCGTGGCTGCCTGAAGCCTCGCGGTCATCTTCCGAGATTGGAGCGGATCGACGCGAGCGTCGTTGTCACCACTCGTCATCAGGACGGCGGGATAGGCCGTGCCATCCATCACATTGTGATAGGGTGAGTAAGTGTACAGGGCCTTGAATTGTTCCCGATCCTTCACAGTTCCGAATTCCGTGACATTGAATTGCCCGTTCGGACTTAGTTCCACGCGGAGCATGTCGTAGATGCCAACCTCGCTGACCACGGCTCGAAACATCTCGGGATGCTGCGTCACGGCCGCGCCCATCAGCAGTCCGCCATTGCTTCCGCCTTCGATGGCCAGTCGTGACGGGTTCGTGTACTTGTTTTCGATGAGGTATCTAGCGCACGCGACAAAGTCATCAAAGACGTTCTGTTTTTTCGTGAGCTTGCCGGCCGAGTGCCATTCTTCACCATACTCGTCGCCGCCGCGAAGGTTCGCAACTACGTAGACGCCTCCTTGTTCGAGCCACAGACACCGCGAGTCCGAGAAGGAAGGCCTCTCGCTTACGGCAAAACCTCCGTAACCGGTGAGAAGCACCGGATTCTGTCCGTCGAGTCTGATGCCCTTTGGACGAATGATGCTCATGGGCACTCTCGTTCCGTCGTTTGACGTAGCAAACTCCCTCACCACTTCCATGTCGCTCAGGTTCGCGGGCGTCGTCACCGTCAGATCCGTCTCTGTGGATGTCCTCGTGGCCGGATCGAAACGGTAGTAGGTGGCAGGCCGTATGTAGGTCTGGCTACTGTAAAGAATCTCATTATTCTCGAGCGGCACGATTTCTCCCACGGACGAAACGGGTCTCACGGGGATGCTACCCGTTGCTTTGCCGGACAAATCAAACGTACGAATCTGACTCGGCCCACCCAGAACGTCTACGACGTACAGCCCATCGCCCGTCACGCCGAAGAAGTCAATCACGGGATCACCGGCAGGGACTATGGTCCGGGCTCTTGAGAGCTCCGGATTCGTGAGTGGCAAGGCGAGAATCTTGCCCCTGGGGGCATCTTTGAGCGACAGCAAGTACAGAGTGCCGTCTTTCCCAAGAACTGCGGAGATTACCCCGTCCGAAAACCGAGTGACTTGAGTCCACCTGCCTCGATTGTTCATCACGAAATGCGCGTACTCGCCGCCGTCCCCGTTGGCGACAGAGACAAGGAGGTAGCTCCCGTCGTCGCTAGTCTTGAGCTCGATCTCGGCTATTCTTGGAAATTCTTTCCCAACGACGTAGGTGTCAGTACTGGGCGGCGTCCCAAGCTTGTGAAAGTAAACCTGCTGATAGAAATTGGAGTCCACGGCAGGACGTTCATTGTCTCGCGGGTAGCGAGTGTAGTAGAAACCTGTGGCGCCCCGATTCCAGGCAACGTCTCCCCCGGCGGTAGCATACTGCACCCGAGGCACAACGTCGGGAAGCTTCTTGCCGGTTGCCGTTTCGAAAACGTAGACCGTGCCGTCTTCACTTCCGTTCTCTGAGAGCGACACTGCAATCAGCCCTCCGTCCAGCGAAGGGACGTACCAGTCTATGGCGGTCGACACCTTGGAATTGACGGCATCGGGGTCCACCAGCACGCGCTCGGACTTCGAACCGTCCGCGGATTTCATCACAACCAACATCGGATGGTTCTTCGGCGGCTGATTCTTCATCGCGAAAAGCAGACCGCCGCGCTCTCTGAGCGCGTAGTGCGACGCTGACCTGTTTTCAAGCTCTTTCAGACGATCAAAGATGGCCTTACGCGATGGAGTTCTGTCCAGATAGGCTCGACTGTAGCGATTTTGTTCCTCCAGCCACCTCTTGACTGCAGGAGCGTTGAAGTCCTCGAGCCAACGATAGTCCTCGCTCACGCTGATCCCGTGATATTTGTCGGTCACGGGCCTCTTCTGTGACTCTGGTGGTGCGGAGACCGCGACCGTCCCTTGAGTTCTGCCGCAGGAACAGCAACTAACTGCGGCGGCAGCCATCACGAACATGAGAAACCACCTCACGTTTGCCTCCTTCTCTGAGGACCGCGGAAACCTCTCTTTACCTGCCGGCGACGTCGTGCGTGACGACGAGCCGAACGGGCCACCGGCGCTAGACCGGAATTATCAAGCTATCCAGATCGCGCGGGTAGTAAGTGAGAATCTCTATGCCGTCTCCGGTTACTACGACTGTGTCGGAGTGGCGAAAGCCCCCCATTTCACTTGCGTACAGTCCCGGTTCCACGGTGAAGACCATGCCGGGTTTGATCACTGTCTTGTCGCCAATATCAAGGAACGGTCCTTCGTGATAGCGGAGACCGATTGCATGGCCGGTGTGATGCTTCCAGAAACGCATCAACCCCTCCGGAGCTTTGCCACGGCTACTGACGGCGGGATTGGGCGTGGCCTCCTCAGACGTTCGTCTGCTTTTCTTGGGTGAAACATGCCTGGCGGCCGGGACTCTGGTACCGGACAGGAGCTTCTTGTTGCTCGCGGCGTTATCTCCCGGCGCGTCCTCGCTGAATCCGACGTCGTTGCTCTCGTAATACTTCCGCACGGCCGCGTCAACGTCGGAGCATCTGGCCCCGGGCCTGAGCGCATCGAATGCGACCTCCTGCACCTTTTTCATGTGCTCGAACATTCGGCGCTGATTGTCCGAGGGGCGGCCCACTATCATCGTCCGTTCCAACTCCGAACCGTATCCCCACATCGGCACTCCCGCTCCGGTGACAAGCACGTCGCCGGGTTGAAAGGTGATGTTGTTGGCCAGCGCGTGCGGGATGGCCGCGTTGCGCCCTATCTGGCCCCGATAGCCGGCGCCGGCCCCTTCCGAAAACACACTCTGCGCGCGATAGAGCGGTCCAAGCGTGTCCAGCATCGCCACGGTCGCTTCGTTACTTGCGCGCATACTGACTTCCGTCTCCGTGGCGCCGACTTTCGTGTATCGCTGGAGCAGTCGATGGGCGAGGTTGCCCCATTTGACGCTCTCGCGAATGAGGGCGATTTCCGCCTCGCTCTTGATCATCATCATGTCCTCGACAAAACCGGTGACCCGCACAAACGTACCACCGGTCAGCTCGGTGAGCGACGGTCCACGATAACCCAGAATCCACGGGTAGCCGTCGCTATCCGAGGCGATTCTGCCTCCGACGCCCATCTCGCGCAAGATCCTCTTCAGAACTTGCGCGGGATGCGGGTCACAGGGATACTCGACGTAGTAGTCCACTCGCTCGAATCCAGTCTCCGATTTCGCGTGTTCGACCTCGAGGCGTGGCACAAACATCGCCTGTTCGCCCTTCGCGTTCATGACGAACGCAACGGGTCGCTCGGTCGGGATGAAGGCAAAGCCGGTGAAATAGAGGATGTAGTAGTTGTCGAATAGAACCACGCCACCCATCCGCTCGGCCCGGACATGATGGAGCAGCCTGGAGACGCGGGCCTGAAACTCTGAGGATCTGATGTTGATCGCCGAAACCATGTCCATTCTCCTGTGTCTTGCCCTGTAGGCGTGCAAACATGCGTTCGTGTCAAGTCTTGCCGACTTAGGAGTCTCGCCACCCCGGAAAGAAAATCGCGCGCTATGGAACTCTTCTCCACGGTGTGCTAGAGTCTATCACAGTGAGCGACGAGGGGAAAGACGTTGCAGGAAAGCAGACCTCACGCAAACCTCTTGACGCTCCCTCAGTGACAAAGGAACGTTGCAACTCGACGGAGACCGAAGTCAGAAGGAGGCAAGAATGAACTGGCCGGAGCTTCTCAAGGAAGAGATCGAACACGCTTACAGAGTTACGGAACGACTGACGGATCTAGTGGACGACAAAGAGCTTGACTGGAAGCCTTCCACCGGAACCAACTGGATGACGATCGGCCAGTTGCTCATGCACGCGACGAGCGCGTGCGGCGCCTGTTGTCGCGGTTTTGTCACCGGTGATTGGGGCATGCCGGACGGCGTGGACCTCAGCAACATGCCGCCCGAAGACATGCTGCCGCCGGCCGACAAACTCCCGTCCGTGAAGAGCGTCGCGGAGGCAAAGAGGCTTCTGAGGGAGGACAAGAAGGTGGCGCTCGACATGCTGGCGATGACCAGCGAGCACGATCTAGTGCACAAGATAGCCACCGCTCCCTGGGACAAGACTGAGATGATCCTCGGTCATCGCCTGCTCGAGATGGTGGGTCACCTGAATTCGCACAAGACCCAGCTTTTCTACTATCTCAAATTGCAGGGAAAGCCCGTCAATACGGGTCACCTCTGGGGCGCGTAGGCGAAAACCGCCGGCAGGACAGAATCAAGTGAGCTGAGCGGCGGCGTTGCCGCCGGCGCGTTCGGCGACCATCTCGCAGATCATTTCCAAGTACTTTCTATCGACGGAGTCGAACGCACTGAACTTGTGGGAATCAATGTCCAGCACGCCGATCACTTTTCTCCCTCGAAGAAGCGGAACTACAATCTCGGATTTCGTCTTGGGGGAACAAGCGATGTGGTGGGGTATCTTGGACACATCCGCGACCGACTGGGTGGTTTTTTTCCTCGCCGCAGCGCCGCAAATTCCCCTGTCAAACGGAATCGCCAGGCAGCCGTGCTCGCCCTGGTACGGCCCGATCTTCAGAAGATCCTTTTCCGTGACCCGGTAGAACCCCACCCAATTGAAGTCCTTGAAGGAATGGTACACTTCGCAGGCAACCGCGGCCATTATGGAGACGAGGTCAGTCTCGTTACCGATCAATCTCTCCAGATGAAGCAGAAGTCTCAGGTATTTCTGCTCCTTCTTGTTCGTCCTTGTGGCCACACGTTACCCCAGCTCCTACTCTTTCTTCTTGTTGGTAGAGATCTTCAGCGGCACGTAGAGTGGACAGAAACCAATCAAGCTCGTCAGCAGGAAGATTACGGCAATGATCCCCAGAACAATGCTGGCGACGCCGGATAATACTCGAGCCGCAAGCAATATGGCCACCGCTACGGCGACAATAAGTCTGACACCCCGATCGATCGCACCCATGTTCTTTTTCATCATACACCTCCGCGTGTGATACGTGTGATAGAAGGTTCATGATCGTTGATAGACACGATATCTCATAGGTTCTGCAGATCCGGTCTCTCGTTGAGCGTGCTAAGGCCGGTCCCGCTCAATGCCAACCGCTCAGGAGACCGAATATGGCTCCAAGTACTCCCATCGAGAATGCGACGACGACGACTATCAGACTGACCAAAGTCAGTATCCCTTGAATCGCGAAGTAAGTCCTGAGTTTGTCGAGTGCTCTGACGAGCGACGCCTTGTCGCCGCTGGTCCTCGCGCGCTCGATTGAGGAGGCGCACTGCATCAAGAGCACCCCCACCCAGATGGGGAGCCAGGCGATGACGATCCCGACCACAGTGAGAGCGGCGGCAAGCCCCTGGATAATCGAAAGAACTCCAATGAACTTGATCCAACCCTTGCTCTCATAAATGGGCAGGCTGATCTCACGAACACTGACTGCGCCGTCCTGCAGATTCTCTTCCATCCGTCCCTCCTCATCAAGTTCCTGATCGTCGCGGCCGGAGACATTTTGCACGAGCTACTGTCTACACTAAGACTGCTTT
Protein-coding sequences here:
- a CDS encoding DUF2892 domain-containing protein, whose protein sequence is MKKNMGAIDRGVRLIVAVAVAILLAARVLSGVASIVLGIIAVIFLLTSLIGFCPLYVPLKISTNKKKE
- a CDS encoding DinB family protein, encoding MNWPELLKEEIEHAYRVTERLTDLVDDKELDWKPSTGTNWMTIGQLLMHATSACGACCRGFVTGDWGMPDGVDLSNMPPEDMLPPADKLPSVKSVAEAKRLLREDKKVALDMLAMTSEHDLVHKIATAPWDKTEMILGHRLLEMVGHLNSHKTQLFYYLKLQGKPVNTGHLWGA
- a CDS encoding prolyl oligopeptidase family serine peptidase; translated protein: MRWFLMFVMAAAAVSCCSCGRTQGTVAVSAPPESQKRPVTDKYHGISVSEDYRWLEDFNAPAVKRWLEEQNRYSRAYLDRTPSRKAIFDRLKELENRSASHYALRERGGLLFAMKNQPPKNHPMLVVMKSADGSKSERVLVDPDAVNSKVSTAIDWYVPSLDGGLIAVSLSENGSEDGTVYVFETATGKKLPDVVPRVQYATAGGDVAWNRGATGFYYTRYPRDNERPAVDSNFYQQVYFHKLGTPPSTDTYVVGKEFPRIAEIELKTSDDGSYLLVSVANGDGGEYAHFVMNNRGRWTQVTRFSDGVISAVLGKDGTLYLLSLKDAPRGKILALPLTNPELSRARTIVPAGDPVIDFFGVTGDGLYVVDVLGGPSQIRTFDLSGKATGSIPVRPVSSVGEIVPLENNEILYSSQTYIRPATYYRFDPATRTSTETDLTVTTPANLSDMEVVREFATSNDGTRVPMSIIRPKGIRLDGQNPVLLTGYGGFAVSERPSFSDSRCLWLEQGGVYVVANLRGGDEYGEEWHSAGKLTKKQNVFDDFVACARYLIENKYTNPSRLAIEGGSNGGLLMGAAVTQHPEMFRAVVSEVGIYDMLRVELSPNGQFNVTEFGTVKDREQFKALYTYSPYHNVMDGTAYPAVLMTSGDNDARVDPLQSRKMTARLQAATSSKLPVLLRTNPHAGHGIGTSLDLRVAEETDVYSFLFEQLGMKYRSDKR
- a CDS encoding Xaa-Pro peptidase family protein: MVSAINIRSSEFQARVSRLLHHVRAERMGGVVLFDNYYILYFTGFAFIPTERPVAFVMNAKGEQAMFVPRLEVEHAKSETGFERVDYYVEYPCDPHPAQVLKRILREMGVGGRIASDSDGYPWILGYRGPSLTELTGGTFVRVTGFVEDMMMIKSEAEIALIRESVKWGNLAHRLLQRYTKVGATETEVSMRASNEATVAMLDTLGPLYRAQSVFSEGAGAGYRGQIGRNAAIPHALANNITFQPGDVLVTGAGVPMWGYGSELERTMIVGRPSDNQRRMFEHMKKVQEVAFDALRPGARCSDVDAAVRKYYESNDVGFSEDAPGDNAASNKKLLSGTRVPAARHVSPKKSRRTSEEATPNPAVSSRGKAPEGLMRFWKHHTGHAIGLRYHEGPFLDIGDKTVIKPGMVFTVEPGLYASEMGGFRHSDTVVVTGDGIEILTYYPRDLDSLIIPV
- a CDS encoding HAMP domain-containing sensor histidine kinase; translation: MDTYFAPAGRADHGELQRDIVLASKNPMVNGLLRTAGGLLAVLNPQRQILAVNDAFLKTMGAEDATRVLGLRPGEAINCVHAHELAGGCGTSKFCSTCGTAIAIVACLASEQPEERKCATTIEKNGKKFDLYFRVRSSLITFEGRLLILLLLQDITASQRWAAVERLFFHDISNLIMGVQGASELMSLADEKGMRELAEVVYTTSSRLAGEVAIQRALSKDDISEYELKLQDITAEHVVRELRGFFTGHPVASGKSLNLGQTGLHQRFVTDLSLLLRILTNMLMNALEATEVGGEVRFWVEVDEEAITFCVWNRQAIPEDVSLRVFQRHFSTKEDPGRGFGTYGMKLFGELYLGGKVSFTTSQSEGTVFRLRLPL
- a CDS encoding MFS transporter, giving the protein MARSRNDTFLLFATRIVRLFAYGFLSIALVLYLAQVGLTTQKIGLLLTFALAGDAAISLWITTSADRLGRRRMLVFGAVLMVLAGVVFALTRNPVLLIAAAIVGVISPSGNEIGPFLSIEQASLSQLVSNERRTQVFAWYNLVGSFATALGAFFGGLLAQILQTSGFTQLESYRAVLIGYALCGAVLALLFLRLSPSTEISNPAAGLPVKCLLGLHRSRKIVIRLSSLFGLDAFGGGLIVQSIMVYWFHVRFGVGIGVLGGIFFGANILAGVSALLAARIAARIGLVNTMVFTHIPSNILLILVPLMPTLPAAVVVLLLRFSISQMDVPTRQSYTMAVVAPDERSAASGVTTIARSVGASLSPALSGVLLANPLLMNVPFFLAGGLKIIYDLLLYRSFGRIRPPEETLREGSARNGRLK
- a CDS encoding GAF domain-containing protein, with the translated sequence MATRTNKKEQKYLRLLLHLERLIGNETDLVSIMAAVACEVYHSFKDFNWVGFYRVTEKDLLKIGPYQGEHGCLAIPFDRGICGAAARKKTTQSVADVSKIPHHIACSPKTKSEIVVPLLRGRKVIGVLDIDSHKFSAFDSVDRKYLEMICEMVAERAGGNAAAQLT
- a CDS encoding DUF5362 family protein is translated as MEENLQDGAVSVREISLPIYESKGWIKFIGVLSIIQGLAAALTVVGIVIAWLPIWVGVLLMQCASSIERARTSGDKASLVRALDKLRTYFAIQGILTLVSLIVVVVAFSMGVLGAIFGLLSGWH